Proteins from one Mesorhizobium sp. AR10 genomic window:
- a CDS encoding IS3 family transposase (programmed frameshift) → MSRRPRRNHSPAFKAKVALAAIKGEKTLAELAQQYDVHANQITDWRKQLLDGASNVFGAAEKSEPTVDIKALHAKIGELTLANDFLGLGARQGRLVGERKTMIDREHELPIAKQAAELGISRGSVYSLPKPTSAADLKLMRRIDELHLDYPFAGSRMLQKLLKREGYETGRLHVRTLMKRMGIEALYRKPRTSKPGDGHKIYPYLLGKLAVTRPNQVWATDLTYIPMARGFCYLVAVVDWFTRKVLSWRLSITMDAAFCIEALEEALATYGKPEIFNSDQGSQFTSHDFTKVLLDREIRISMDGKGAWRDNVFVERLWRSVKYEEVYLKAYNSVREGRASIGKYLDFYNRRRPHSSLDGRAPDEAYFTPLPLPEAA, encoded by the exons ATGAGCAGACGACCACGCCGGAACCACAGCCCGGCTTTCAAGGCGAAAGTTGCGCTTGCGGCGATCAAGGGAGAAAAGACGCTGGCCGAGCTGGCGCAGCAATATGATGTGCATGCGAACCAGATCACGGATTGGAGAAAGCAGCTTCTGGACGGGGCCTCGAACGTGTTTGGCGCGGCGGAGAAATCGGAGCCGACGGTGGACATAAAGGCCCTCCATGCCAAGATCGGAGAGCTGACGCTGGCCAATGATTTTTTAG GGCTCGGCGCTCGGCAAGGCCGGCTGGTCGGGGAGCGCAAGACGATGATCGACCGGGAACATGAACTGCCGATTGCCAAGCAGGCGGCCGAACTGGGGATCAGCCGCGGCAGCGTCTACTCCCTACCCAAGCCGACATCGGCGGCAGACCTGAAGCTGATGCGGCGCATCGACGAATTGCACCTGGATTACCCGTTCGCGGGCAGCCGCATGTTGCAGAAGCTTTTGAAGCGCGAAGGCTATGAGACGGGTCGCCTGCATGTGCGCACCTTGATGAAGCGCATGGGTATCGAGGCGCTCTACCGCAAGCCGCGCACTTCGAAGCCGGGCGACGGGCACAAGATCTATCCGTATTTGCTGGGCAAGCTGGCGGTGACGCGGCCCAACCAGGTCTGGGCGACGGACCTGACCTATATCCCGATGGCCCGCGGCTTCTGCTACCTGGTTGCTGTCGTCGACTGGTTCACGCGCAAGGTACTGAGCTGGCGGCTGTCGATCACCATGGATGCGGCGTTTTGCATTGAAGCCCTCGAGGAGGCGCTGGCGACATACGGCAAGCCCGAGATCTTCAACTCCGATCAGGGCAGCCAGTTCACCAGCCATGACTTCACCAAGGTCCTGCTCGACCGGGAGATCAGGATCAGCATGGATGGCAAGGGCGCCTGGCGCGACAACGTCTTCGTCGAGCGTCTCTGGCGGTCGGTGAAATATGAGGAGGTCTATCTCAAGGCCTATAACAGCGTTCGCGAAGGGCGGGCGTCGATCGGAAAATATCTCGATTTCTACAATCGGCGACGTCCGCATTCCAGCCTTGACGGCAGAGCGCCAGATGAGGCCTACTTCACCCCGCTACCGCTTCCCGAGGCGGCCTAA
- a CDS encoding IS5 family transposase — MPYKHNADRRHHVGKMKFRVTNWRDYEAGLRRRGSLTLWVTPEALAGWRAPRRKTRGGQARYSDLAIETALTLGCVFAMRLRQTEGLLHSLLDLMGLKVPVPDHTTLSRRAQKWEPSARRNPPQPDGPLHVLVDSTGLKVYGAGQWLEQKHGARSRRNWRKLHLAVDAKSGAIIAQRLTDQDTDDPSQVAPLLDQIDGEIDQFTADGAYDGKPTYRSILQHSATANIVIPPRSTAVESGDTGPPGQRDKHIAAIASDGRLKWQAATGYGKRALSETAIGRYKGLIGRRLRARSLPAQQTEVAIGCIVLNRMLAWARPESIRRQVTQA, encoded by the coding sequence ATGCCGTACAAACACAACGCAGATCGTCGTCATCACGTCGGAAAGATGAAATTCAGGGTGACGAATTGGCGTGACTACGAAGCAGGTCTGCGCCGGCGTGGTAGCCTGACCTTATGGGTAACGCCGGAGGCACTGGCGGGATGGCGCGCTCCGCGACGCAAGACCCGCGGCGGCCAAGCCCGGTATTCCGATCTCGCCATTGAGACAGCGCTGACGCTGGGTTGCGTCTTCGCAATGCGGCTGCGCCAGACCGAGGGATTGCTCCACTCGCTGCTGGATCTCATGGGGCTGAAAGTCCCAGTTCCAGATCATACGACGCTGAGCCGTCGGGCACAGAAGTGGGAGCCATCAGCCCGACGAAACCCGCCGCAGCCGGACGGCCCGCTGCATGTGCTTGTCGATAGCACGGGATTGAAAGTCTACGGCGCCGGGCAATGGCTGGAGCAGAAACATGGCGCCAGATCACGTCGCAACTGGCGCAAGCTGCATCTGGCAGTGGATGCCAAAAGTGGCGCGATCATTGCCCAAAGGCTGACAGATCAGGACACGGATGATCCTTCCCAGGTGGCACCGCTGCTCGATCAGATCGACGGCGAGATCGACCAGTTCACAGCCGACGGAGCCTATGACGGCAAGCCAACCTATCGGTCTATCCTGCAGCACAGCGCAACCGCGAACATCGTCATTCCACCGCGTTCCACGGCGGTGGAAAGCGGTGATACCGGACCGCCTGGTCAAAGGGACAAGCACATTGCCGCAATCGCAAGCGACGGTCGGCTGAAATGGCAGGCAGCCACCGGCTACGGCAAGCGGGCGCTGAGCGAAACAGCCATCGGACGATACAAGGGGCTGATCGGACGGCGCCTGCGAGCACGCTCTCTTCCGGCTCAACAGACCGAGGTTGCCATCGGTTGCATCGTTCTCAACCGCATGCTGGCATGGGCACGCCCGGAGTCTATCCGGCGTCAAGTCACGCAGGCATAA
- a CDS encoding LacI family DNA-binding transcriptional regulator: MTSRAPRQRRKRSPRFLEIAKAAGVSVATVDRVLNERESVSEKKRLAVIRAATNLRVPRILPNTEHALVHFDILLPANSTPFFQRLNNVFKGLGDMLDRRFVLHRRRVLESRIDKIVAAIQSPGYKRKGLVLAVPNHPRLRGAVEEAIARGEPVATVATDLPGIQGVHYCGIDQFEAGATAAHIMGRMSRGQGRVLVIGARSDYHGHQERQEGFAATISRFDNLVLETGSIDSHDDPERCFRAVSSALRRTEPLCGVYNTGAGSQGVLRAMQEVSKPGEIIWITHEFSADHRSYLQDGWLEMAIDQDPEGQALAAIQYLLFRNIGQISASRGELRLFFRTHVAS; this comes from the coding sequence ATGACGTCGCGCGCCCCGCGTCAAAGACGGAAACGATCGCCGCGTTTCCTTGAAATCGCGAAAGCGGCTGGTGTTAGCGTCGCCACGGTCGATCGTGTCCTAAACGAGCGCGAGAGCGTCTCGGAAAAAAAGCGTCTCGCCGTCATCAGGGCGGCTACCAACCTTCGCGTGCCCCGGATCCTGCCGAATACGGAACACGCGCTTGTTCATTTCGACATTCTGCTGCCGGCGAACAGCACCCCGTTTTTTCAACGGCTGAATAACGTCTTCAAGGGCCTTGGCGACATGCTTGATAGGCGCTTCGTGCTCCATCGCAGGCGCGTTCTCGAGAGCCGTATCGATAAGATCGTCGCGGCCATTCAGTCGCCGGGCTACAAACGCAAAGGCCTCGTGCTCGCCGTACCGAATCACCCGCGGTTGCGCGGGGCCGTCGAAGAGGCGATCGCTCGGGGCGAGCCGGTGGCTACCGTTGCGACCGATCTCCCCGGAATCCAGGGCGTCCACTATTGCGGCATCGATCAGTTCGAGGCCGGTGCCACGGCGGCCCACATCATGGGGCGAATGTCGCGCGGTCAAGGCCGCGTGCTGGTGATTGGAGCCCGCAGCGACTACCACGGCCATCAGGAAAGGCAGGAAGGATTTGCTGCCACGATCTCACGCTTTGACAATCTCGTGCTCGAGACCGGCTCCATCGACTCCCATGACGATCCGGAGCGATGCTTCCGTGCGGTTTCCTCGGCCTTGAGGCGGACGGAGCCACTGTGTGGCGTTTACAATACCGGCGCAGGCTCACAGGGCGTGCTGCGTGCAATGCAGGAGGTTTCGAAACCGGGCGAGATCATTTGGATCACACATGAATTTTCGGCGGATCACCGGAGCTATCTGCAGGATGGCTGGCTGGAAATGGCCATCGATCAGGATCCGGAGGGGCAGGCCTTAGCGGCAATTCAGTATCTGCTTTTTAGAAACATTGGTCAGATATCCGCGAGCCGGGGAGAGCTTCGTTTGTTCTTCCGAACCCATGTAGCCAGCTAA
- a CDS encoding ABC transporter ATP-binding protein — MKRSPTHGRGTTCRDVFNFAFRHWSRQPGRLAIIKAAMLASALADVLMPLYSGRLLDAVSRDAIVAAPAWDSALAAFSVLIALALGAIAMRHVALIGLNDLELKMMSDVANEAFHRVQRFSTDWHANSFAGSTVRKITRGMWALELLNSTILIALFPSFIILVGSTALLGWHWLVMGLIFACGSLIYLAFSISLSLGYVAPAASLANRWDTRLGGALADAVSCNAVVKGFGAEVREDERLANIMNKWRHRTRRSWMRGTIIGSTQGVTLVALRVAVIGYALLLWSHKRATPGEIAYVLTSFIVLQGYLRDAGMHVRNVQRSVNDMEELVAVHNQQLDVADRPEAKPIRITKGRIDFENVHFRYGNHPLPLYSECSLSIEAGERVGLVGPSGSGKTTFVKLIQRLYDLSGGRILIDGQDVSEVTQESLRSQIAIVQQEPILFHRSLAENIAYGRPGASQAEIEQAARLASAHEFIAPLPKGYGTLVGERGVKLSGGERQRVAIARAFLANAPILILDEATSSLDSESEVLIQKAMDRLMVGRTTLVIAHRLSTVRALDRLLVFDRGRIIEDGDHAALIGLDGGIYRRLFERQALELAKGLA, encoded by the coding sequence ATGAAACGTTCCCCCACCCATGGGCGCGGCACCACTTGTCGCGACGTTTTCAATTTTGCTTTCCGCCACTGGAGCAGGCAGCCAGGGCGGCTCGCGATCATCAAGGCCGCGATGCTCGCCTCCGCGCTGGCTGACGTGCTGATGCCGCTCTATTCGGGCCGTCTCCTCGACGCTGTTTCCCGTGACGCTATCGTGGCAGCACCAGCTTGGGATTCAGCCCTTGCAGCCTTCTCTGTACTGATTGCACTAGCACTCGGTGCCATTGCCATGCGCCACGTCGCCTTAATTGGCCTGAACGACCTGGAGCTGAAGATGATGTCCGATGTCGCGAACGAAGCGTTCCATCGCGTCCAGCGCTTTTCGACAGACTGGCATGCGAACAGCTTCGCCGGCTCGACAGTGCGCAAGATAACGCGCGGCATGTGGGCGCTTGAGCTCCTAAACAGCACCATATTGATCGCGCTGTTCCCGTCCTTTATCATCTTGGTAGGTTCGACGGCGCTGCTCGGCTGGCACTGGCTTGTCATGGGTCTGATCTTTGCTTGCGGCTCTCTCATCTACCTTGCGTTTTCGATTTCGCTGTCGCTCGGCTATGTCGCGCCGGCGGCGAGCCTTGCCAACAGATGGGACACAAGGCTCGGCGGCGCGCTTGCGGACGCGGTCAGTTGCAACGCTGTGGTCAAAGGCTTCGGCGCCGAGGTCCGCGAAGACGAGCGCCTTGCAAATATCATGAATAAATGGCGGCACCGCACGCGCCGGAGTTGGATGCGCGGAACGATCATTGGCTCAACCCAAGGCGTCACTTTGGTTGCTCTCAGGGTGGCAGTGATCGGATATGCCCTGCTTCTGTGGTCGCATAAACGGGCAACGCCTGGCGAGATAGCCTATGTTCTCACGTCCTTCATCGTCCTCCAAGGCTATCTGCGTGATGCCGGCATGCATGTCCGCAACGTGCAACGCTCGGTCAATGATATGGAAGAACTGGTGGCCGTCCACAATCAGCAGCTGGATGTTGCCGATCGTCCAGAGGCCAAGCCGATCCGGATCACGAAAGGCCGCATCGATTTCGAGAACGTCCATTTCCGCTACGGCAACCATCCCCTGCCGCTCTATAGCGAATGTTCGCTGTCGATTGAGGCTGGCGAAAGGGTCGGGTTGGTTGGGCCTTCCGGTTCCGGCAAGACAACATTCGTGAAGCTCATCCAGAGACTCTACGACCTGAGCGGCGGCCGGATCCTGATAGACGGCCAGGACGTCTCCGAGGTGACCCAAGAGTCGCTTCGTTCGCAGATCGCGATTGTGCAGCAGGAGCCGATCCTGTTTCACAGGTCGCTTGCCGAGAACATTGCCTATGGCCGGCCTGGCGCGAGCCAGGCAGAGATCGAGCAAGCGGCACGGCTGGCCAGTGCGCACGAATTCATCGCGCCCCTGCCGAAAGGCTATGGGACATTGGTCGGCGAACGAGGCGTGAAGCTCTCCGGCGGCGAGCGCCAGCGGGTGGCGATCGCGCGCGCCTTTCTCGCGAACGCGCCAATCCTTATCCTGGACGAGGCCACATCGAGCCTCGATTCGGAATCCGAGGTGCTCATTCAAAAAGCGATGGATCGGTTGATGGTAGGTCGAACCACCCTTGTGATCGCACACCGGCTGTCGACGGTTCGCGCGCTCGATCGGCTGCTCGTCTTCGATCGTGGCCGCATCATCGAGGACGGCGATCATGCCGCGCTGATCGGTCTCGATGGCGGTATTTACCGCCGCCTCTTCGAACGGCAGGCGCTGGAACTAGCTAAGGGGCTTGCCTGA
- a CDS encoding prolyl oligopeptidase family serine peptidase: MSLLDRGVAFGIPHVRGGGELGRPWHEAAIRGRKRITYTDLIATAEGLVQRGIATRDGIVIEGRSGGGGTVLATAVLRPDLFRAVLSEVPVADILDTEMDFTMPFALQETAGHRKLNAVKTRSGSEALVHSA, encoded by the coding sequence TTGAGCCTGCTCGATCGTGGAGTTGCTTTCGGCATCCCCCACGTACGAGGGGGCGGCGAACTCGGACGCCCCTGGCACGAGGCGGCTATCCGCGGTCGAAAGCGCATTACCTACACAGACCTGATCGCCACTGCCGAGGGGCTCGTTCAGCGGGGGATCGCCACCCGCGACGGCATCGTCATTGAGGGTAGGAGCGGTGGCGGGGGTACCGTGCTCGCCACGGCCGTATTGCGGCCCGACTTGTTCCGCGCCGTGCTCTCCGAGGTTCCAGTCGCTGACATCCTCGATACGGAGATGGACTTCACGATGCCATTCGCGCTGCAGGAAACGGCGGGGCACCGTAAACTTAACGCTGTGAAAACAAGATCTGGGAGTGAGGCTTTGGTTCATTCGGCGTGA
- a CDS encoding hydantoinase B/oxoprolinase family protein, whose translation MPNNSWDFWIDRGGTFTDVIGVSPDGNCHPLKLLSESPGEYDDAAVEGIRRLLERFRTGKSPNRVGSVRMGTTVATNALLERKGDKTLLLITRGFRDALKLAYQARPHIFAKEIFLPEQLYSQVIEVKERLFADGTVETPLNTDGLGAQLAAARSEGIDAVAIVLMHAWRNPDHELALAQIVRRAGFSQVSVSHEVSPLMKLVGRGDTTVVDAYLSPILRRYVERVSRNLSALAPDNSEQILQFMMSSGGLTAADRFHGKDAILSGPAGGVVGMVETARTAGYERVIGFDMGGTSTDVAHFAGEYERAFDTEVAGIRIRAPMMQVHTVAAGGGSILHADGGRFRVGPDSAGANPGPASYRSGGPLTVTDANVMLGKLVPELFPAIFGPGRDQPLDRDVVASRFGEIALDTGKSPEEVAEGFVRIAVENMANAIKKISVQRGYDVTRYLLNSFGGAGGQHACLVADALGMTTILLHPMSGLLSAYGIGLARVFASRQKGVELKLVESNLPALSAVLSSLEASVREELEAQRVTGALETSSTLHLRYQGTDTSLPVQWAGDIKSAQSFFEAAHMARFGFVSPDKSLVIEAAEFAGQDKGRGDRTPRADGALISKSAPSRRCRFYSDGVTHEAGVYLREAMVTGSQLRGPALIIEPNQTVVVEPGWSAEVNAYDHIILRRHQPLERKQAVGTHADPILLEVFNNLFMSIAEQMGITLQNTAQSVNIKERLDFSCAVFDANGFLVANAPHMPVHLGSMDRSVETVIRLNTGQISPGDVFALNAPYNGGTHLPDITVCTPVFDNDGKTILFWVASRGHHADVGGIAPGSMTPLAKTVDEEGVLIDNFRLVKDGVFQEEAILQLLTVHPYPCRNPEANIADLKAQVAANARGIAELRRMVEDFGIEVVQAYMGHVQDNAAEEVARLITRLSDAEYEYPTDTGQIIRVKISIDREARTATVDFTGTSPMGDNNFNAPEPVTRAAVLYCFRVMVEQDIPMNAGCLRPISIVVPEGSMLRPHYPAAVVAGNVETSQHVTNAVFGALGALANAQGTMNNLTFGNETYQYYETICSGSPAGRMNDGRGFAGTAGVHTHMTNSRLTDPEILELRFPVLLEEFVIRYGSGGKGEFDGGDGTSRRLRFLERMDLSILSSHRNRPPEGLGRGGAGETGRTEVRRLDGTIEVLPACAQTALDPGEAVIVTTPTAGGYTMQ comes from the coding sequence GTGCCTAATAACTCTTGGGATTTCTGGATCGATCGCGGGGGCACCTTTACAGACGTCATAGGCGTATCGCCCGATGGGAACTGCCATCCCCTGAAACTCCTTTCGGAGAGCCCAGGTGAATACGATGATGCAGCTGTGGAGGGCATCCGGCGCCTTCTGGAACGGTTTCGCACGGGCAAATCCCCCAACCGGGTCGGCAGCGTACGTATGGGTACAACCGTGGCCACAAACGCGCTGCTCGAACGCAAGGGCGACAAAACGCTGCTGCTGATTACACGTGGGTTTCGCGATGCGCTGAAGCTAGCCTATCAGGCAAGACCCCATATCTTTGCCAAGGAAATTTTCCTCCCAGAGCAGCTTTATTCGCAGGTCATCGAAGTAAAAGAGCGATTGTTTGCCGACGGGACCGTCGAAACGCCGTTGAATACCGATGGTTTAGGGGCGCAGCTCGCTGCGGCGCGCTCGGAAGGGATTGATGCCGTAGCGATCGTTCTCATGCACGCGTGGCGCAACCCCGACCATGAACTCGCACTAGCCCAAATTGTGCGGCGCGCAGGTTTCAGTCAGGTCTCTGTGAGCCATGAGGTATCACCTCTTATGAAATTGGTGGGACGCGGCGACACGACGGTCGTGGACGCATATCTGTCACCGATACTCAGGCGGTATGTCGAACGTGTTTCGAGAAACCTCAGCGCTCTGGCGCCGGACAACTCGGAACAGATTCTTCAGTTCATGATGTCGTCAGGGGGGTTAACCGCTGCAGACCGCTTCCACGGTAAGGACGCCATATTGTCCGGTCCTGCGGGCGGCGTAGTCGGCATGGTCGAGACCGCGCGTACTGCCGGGTATGAGCGGGTCATCGGTTTCGACATGGGCGGGACATCGACGGATGTCGCACACTTCGCCGGTGAGTATGAACGGGCCTTCGACACGGAGGTGGCGGGCATCCGTATACGGGCTCCGATGATGCAGGTGCATACAGTCGCTGCAGGTGGCGGTTCAATACTGCACGCAGACGGCGGGAGGTTTCGAGTGGGGCCTGACAGTGCCGGGGCCAATCCCGGACCCGCCAGCTATCGCAGCGGCGGCCCTCTGACCGTAACCGACGCAAATGTCATGTTGGGTAAGCTGGTGCCCGAGCTGTTTCCAGCCATCTTTGGTCCCGGCCGCGATCAGCCGCTCGATCGAGATGTCGTCGCCTCACGGTTCGGGGAAATCGCCTTGGACACCGGAAAATCCCCCGAGGAAGTAGCAGAGGGCTTCGTTCGCATTGCCGTCGAGAACATGGCTAATGCGATCAAGAAGATTTCCGTCCAGCGCGGCTATGATGTTACGCGATACCTGCTCAATTCGTTCGGCGGCGCAGGTGGCCAACATGCCTGTCTGGTCGCCGACGCACTCGGAATGACCACAATTCTTTTGCATCCAATGTCGGGATTGCTCTCTGCCTATGGGATCGGCCTTGCGCGAGTGTTTGCGAGCCGTCAAAAAGGCGTGGAGCTTAAACTCGTGGAGTCCAACCTCCCAGCACTCTCTGCCGTTTTGTCTAGTCTTGAAGCCTCAGTTCGCGAGGAATTGGAAGCGCAGAGGGTTACGGGCGCGCTTGAGACTTCCTCGACGCTTCACCTTCGTTACCAAGGCACTGATACTAGCCTACCAGTGCAATGGGCAGGAGACATAAAGTCTGCGCAGAGTTTTTTTGAGGCTGCCCATATGGCACGCTTTGGGTTCGTCTCGCCGGACAAGTCTCTGGTGATCGAGGCGGCGGAATTTGCAGGGCAAGACAAGGGGAGGGGTGATCGTACCCCGAGAGCCGATGGTGCCTTGATCAGCAAATCGGCACCGAGCAGGAGATGTCGCTTTTACTCAGATGGAGTGACGCACGAAGCGGGTGTCTACCTTCGCGAAGCGATGGTTACGGGCTCCCAGTTGCGCGGACCAGCATTGATCATTGAGCCGAATCAAACCGTCGTAGTCGAACCTGGTTGGTCAGCCGAGGTCAACGCTTATGACCACATCATCCTGCGACGCCACCAGCCTTTGGAGCGAAAGCAGGCTGTCGGTACACATGCCGATCCCATCCTTCTCGAAGTGTTCAACAACCTGTTCATGTCAATTGCCGAACAGATGGGCATTACCCTTCAGAACACCGCGCAGTCTGTTAATATCAAGGAAAGGCTCGATTTCTCGTGCGCTGTTTTTGACGCAAACGGCTTTCTTGTTGCGAACGCACCCCATATGCCCGTCCATCTCGGCTCTATGGATCGCTCGGTCGAGACTGTTATTCGGCTGAACACAGGCCAGATCTCGCCGGGAGACGTGTTTGCGCTAAATGCGCCTTACAATGGCGGCACGCACTTGCCCGATATCACGGTTTGCACCCCAGTATTTGATAACGACGGTAAAACCATTCTTTTCTGGGTCGCCTCGCGCGGACACCATGCGGACGTCGGCGGTATCGCGCCGGGTTCGATGACGCCGCTCGCCAAAACAGTCGATGAAGAGGGTGTGCTCATCGATAACTTCCGGCTCGTCAAGGATGGCGTCTTTCAGGAGGAGGCCATCCTGCAGCTTTTGACAGTCCACCCGTACCCCTGCCGCAATCCCGAAGCCAACATCGCTGATCTCAAGGCCCAGGTTGCAGCCAACGCCCGCGGCATTGCAGAGCTCCGTCGCATGGTCGAAGATTTCGGCATTGAAGTAGTGCAGGCTTACATGGGTCATGTTCAGGACAATGCTGCAGAAGAAGTTGCCCGGCTCATCACCAGGCTTTCCGATGCTGAATATGAATACCCCACGGACACCGGGCAGATCATCCGCGTGAAAATTTCAATTGATCGAGAGGCCCGCACAGCCACCGTTGACTTCACGGGGACATCCCCAATGGGGGACAACAATTTCAACGCACCCGAACCCGTCACTCGCGCGGCGGTCCTTTACTGTTTTCGGGTCATGGTGGAGCAGGATATCCCTATGAATGCGGGCTGTCTGCGCCCGATTAGTATTGTCGTACCGGAAGGCTCGATGCTGCGACCGCATTACCCCGCAGCTGTGGTCGCAGGCAATGTGGAAACATCGCAGCATGTTACCAACGCTGTTTTCGGCGCACTCGGCGCTCTGGCGAACGCACAGGGCACGATGAACAATCTCACGTTCGGCAATGAGACGTACCAATATTACGAAACGATATGCTCGGGCAGTCCGGCAGGCCGGATGAATGATGGCCGTGGATTTGCAGGAACTGCAGGGGTGCACACTCATATGACCAACTCGCGTTTGACTGACCCCGAGATCCTGGAGCTCCGTTTTCCGGTTCTCCTCGAGGAATTTGTCATTCGTTACGGGTCGGGAGGCAAGGGGGAATTTGACGGTGGGGACGGAACGTCCCGACGCCTGCGGTTCCTCGAGCGCATGGATCTTTCAATCCTTTCGTCACACCGGAACCGTCCGCCTGAGGGATTAGGGCGCGGAGGTGCCGGGGAAACCGGAAGGACCGAGGTCCGGCGCCTCGACGGAACGATCGAAGTCTTGCCTGCGTGCGCACAAACTGCTCTTGATCCAGGTGAAGCTGTGATTGTCACGACGCCTACAGCCGGCGGATACACGATGCAGTAA
- the ltrA gene encoding group II intron reverse transcriptase/maturase, whose translation MGKAKPFDIPKRAVWEAYQRVKANRGAAGVDDQSIEDFERDVKNNLFKLWNRLSSGSYFPPPVKRVAIKKRQGGTRPLGIPTVSDRIAQGVVKAYLEPELERHFHPDSYGYRPGKSALEAVGMARQRCWRHDWVLDLDIQAFFDTIPHDLLLRAVRKHTDCTWVLLYIERWLTAPVQLENGTLEPRERGTPQGSVISPLLANLFLHYAFDRWMAKHRPEIPFERFADDAVCHCSSERQAQKLQTDLEQRFAECGLKLHPNKTQIVYCKDNVRRGHCPNQKFDFLGYTFRPRLAMNRWGKTFVNFSPGISNRAAKAIRQTMRDWQLDRRIDKRINDLAKMFNPILRGWMNYYGRYHKSALSRALMHLDLRLARWAMSKYRRLRRHRRRARYWVQDVRRREPALFAHWRLLYRATAGR comes from the coding sequence TTGGGTAAAGCAAAGCCGTTCGATATTCCTAAACGGGCTGTTTGGGAGGCTTATCAACGGGTAAAGGCGAACCGGGGTGCAGCCGGGGTCGATGATCAGTCGATCGAGGATTTTGAGCGGGATGTGAAGAACAACCTGTTCAAGCTCTGGAACCGATTGTCATCTGGCAGCTACTTTCCGCCGCCAGTCAAACGGGTCGCGATCAAAAAGCGGCAAGGTGGTACAAGGCCGTTGGGCATTCCCACGGTCTCAGACCGGATTGCGCAAGGGGTGGTGAAGGCATACCTGGAACCGGAACTGGAAAGACATTTCCATCCCGATTCCTATGGGTATAGGCCCGGCAAGTCGGCACTCGAGGCAGTGGGTATGGCAAGGCAGAGATGCTGGCGCCATGACTGGGTTCTCGATCTCGACATTCAGGCCTTCTTCGACACCATTCCACACGACCTGTTGCTACGGGCGGTGCGAAAGCACACCGACTGCACGTGGGTGTTGTTGTACATTGAACGGTGGCTGACGGCTCCCGTGCAACTGGAGAACGGCACTTTGGAACCTCGGGAGAGGGGAACTCCGCAGGGGTCAGTTATCTCACCCTTGCTGGCGAACCTCTTTTTGCACTATGCGTTCGATCGGTGGATGGCCAAACACCGTCCTGAGATTCCGTTTGAACGCTTTGCCGATGATGCCGTTTGTCATTGCAGCAGCGAGCGTCAGGCCCAAAAGTTGCAAACGGATCTTGAGCAACGGTTTGCTGAATGCGGACTGAAGTTACATCCAAACAAGACACAGATCGTGTATTGCAAGGATAACGTTCGGCGGGGGCATTGCCCCAATCAGAAGTTCGACTTTCTCGGCTACACCTTTCGACCGAGACTGGCAATGAACCGATGGGGCAAGACCTTCGTCAATTTCAGTCCGGGTATCAGCAACCGAGCCGCGAAAGCCATCCGTCAGACAATGCGGGACTGGCAGCTTGACCGCCGTATCGACAAGCGCATCAATGATCTGGCCAAGATGTTCAATCCGATCCTTCGTGGTTGGATGAACTACTATGGTCGTTACCACAAATCGGCACTTTCCCGAGCATTGATGCACCTCGATCTGCGCCTGGCACGCTGGGCCATGTCGAAATATCGACGCCTGAGACGCCATCGTCGGCGTGCGCGGTACTGGGTCCAGGACGTAAGGCGTCGGGAGCCAGCGCTGTTTGCACATTGGCGATTGCTGTATCGGGCAACGGCTGGACGGTAG